CACACACATATTCCAGGCAGTGATACTCCTCATCTCGGGTGTCTACTACGATGTGTCTGTGCTTCCACCCTGGATCCGGCCGCTTTCCGCGCTCTCGCCCGCGACCTATACCCTCAGGGCCGCGAGAGCCGCTCTTCTTGAAGGCGCAGGCGTCGGAGCCATCTTTCCGGACCTCTGCATCCTGCTCGTGCTCGGCGCGATTCTCATTCCACTTGGGCTGTGGATCTTCGAACGCGGCGAACACTACGCCATGAGGACCGGGAAGCTTAAAAGGAACGGGTAAGGAGGAATGGATGGCGATGAACGGGAGGCGCGCGACGAGACGGGCGCGGCGGGAGGCGCGCGACGCCAAGCGCAATGGGAACTGCGCGGCGGCAGCCGGAACGAGGAGCGCTCAACGGGGACCGGCAATGGATGGCAAGCACCAGGTGTTGGGCGAAGGACGAGCGAAGACAGGGTAGGGCAGGCGCGGTTGACGGAGCCTCCGTCGCGTTGCCTGCCCGTCTGCTTGCCATTGTTACCGTTCCACTCTTACCAGAGGGACACGATCTCGCTGATGTCCTCCTTGGAGAACTCCTGCACCCAGCCGGTGGCCAGTCGCACCTGCACTGTCTCAGGCCACACTGTGCCGTTCAAGACGTCCCCTGAACGGAGGACGATTGTCTCCATGCCTGTTCCGGCCCCGGCAAGGACCACCCGAGAAATCGAACCGATATCGAACCAGAGATTCGCATAGCCCGTCTCGATGAGGAACCTCAGAGTGGTGACATCCCCGGTGATGATTTCGCCGGTCTTGAGACGTACCTGGTGCGCAGGGACTGTGACTGGAGGAACCGAAACGGTTCCCACCTGAGGTGTGATCGTGACTTGCGGCTGGGGCGTCACACTCAACGAAGATGGCTGCCCACCCGGGGATGGGGGCAGCAGGATGGGCAGGACCGACGTGCCGAGAGCGCCGGGAATCGGCAGGCCGAGCATCCAGTGGTAGAAGTTGAGCAGCCATCTGTCGCGGTCGCCGTACGTGCCTGACGTGGAGATGTTGGCGAAGTAGATGTTCCCCCGCCCGAACGGGATCCTTCCCGCAAGCGCCGCTTTCCCGCGGTAGACTATCACTTCTGTCCCTTCCGGGTAACCAGTCACGCCATAGCTACCGAGAAACCTGGACTGGCTGACCTCCGTGTTCACGGGGTGGTCCGCAAAGGCTACCGGGTCCGAAACCGAGGTGAAACGAGTGCCGGGGCTCGGGATCAGACTCATGAGCATGTCGAGATACTTGGATATCTCGTCAGACCCCAGCAGGAGGATGTTTGCGCCATTGGATATCCAGTCCCGGAGTATCGTCTTTTGCGGCGATGCAACCTGAGTCGGGGTCAGGGAGAACTTGAATACATCACCCCCGGGATTCGGGTTGGTCCGGAGACCCCAGATCATGTCCAGCGTAACCGGCACGACTTTCGGCCGGTCGCCGTTCACGACGTCCTGGTTGTAGAGAGAGCACCTCGGGGGGAATGGACGCCGCGTACTTGCTCGGCTGGGCGAGGGCACTTCCGCCCGCGAGGATCAGGCACAGAACCGCAACCGCCGCCACAAACCTCACTCTTGTCAGGTTCACATGTACCAGCCTCCTTGCCCTTTCGGGAAATGGTCACAATACAATAGACGGCCCGGATGGGGCTCTCACAACAATGGCTCCATTCCGGTGGCCGATTTCCCGGCCCGGGGCAGCAGCGCCAGTCCGACCGTCCGACCCTGGGCGTCGCAGACAGTGCGGAGGTGCGTCATGGAACGAAAGGCGATCATGGCTGTGCAGGTTGGCCGGAGGTCAGAGCATGGTCCGGAAGTCCAGGAGGTTCTCACGCGTTACGGGTGCCTGGTCGAGGCCAGGCTGGGCCTCAACCGGAACTGCGAGGACAAGGGCCTGATCCTTCTGCAACTCACAGGGGACGACAGTGACATCGAGCGGCTGGGCCAGAGCCTGTCCGCGATCGACGATGTGTCAGTGAAGAGCATGATGCTGGATTAGGGATGGTTGGCTGCGCTATGGGGACGGGGGAGCGGGCACTGGGTCGAGCTGAGGACCGGCTGGGAAGCGCCTGGGAGCGGGCCCTGAGCTCCACGATGGACCGGCTGAGAGCGGGCCCTGAGCCGCCCGAAGGACCGGCTGGGAAGCGATACTTCCCCCGGCATCAGTTGGCAACGAATGTGAAGGGAATACTACAGGGATTGGCGAAGAGTATAGATGTGGACAGGTGACAGGCAGTCATCCGTCCGCGGTAACGTGTGAGCATGAGGCGCGAGCCTATCCAGTCAGCCGGCCGTGCCCCGCGCGGGCGTGTGGATCGAGACAATTGAAACAATTCGCAAAGCGATTGCGACGAGATGACCGAAACAAGACGGAAGGGTGGGGGTGAAAACGAGTCAGGAGGCGCCGGAGATGTATTCAGCGCATTCAGCAGTAAAGGGGCGAGAGGAGCCGGTCATGGAGCATCTGGCGCGAACAGCCCAACTCGCGAAGGAATTCGCTTCAGGTTTCGCTCCGTTCGAGGCTGAGATAGCGGGGTACGGCCATGATATCGCAAAGTACGGGGAGCTATTCCAGAGGCGTTTGCATGGAGAGGCGTCAGGCATCGACCATTGGTCTCTCGGTGCCTGGATACTGCTTCAGCACTACAAAGAGACCGGCCTGGCAGCTGCATTGGCAATCCAGGGGCACCATATTGGTCTGCAGAGCGGTCGAAACATAGACAGTCTTAGACCCGACGTGCTTGCAGCATGCCATCCATTGAAGTTGGTGCTCTCTGAGCCAGATCCATCCGTCCTCGAGAAACGGTATATTGCCGACGGCGGGGTCTTTCCCTCACCTCCTCCTGGCGTGTCCAGCAGGTTCCTAAGGGATGTCCAGTCGCAACACAACCTCGCCGCCATGCTGGATGTGCGCATGCTATTCTCCGCTCTCGTTGATGCGGATTTCATCGCCACTGAAGCGCATTTTAACCGCTCTGAGGATGGAACGTATAAGTACCGTCCACCCGGGCGCACGTTGGCGGTTGACCAAGCACTGGCCAGGCTGGATTCTCATCTGGCGGAGATCCGCGCCAAGTCAAAGGCCGACCCAGCCGTGCGTGCCCTCCGGGAAGACCTCCAGCGAACGTGCATGGAAGCCGCCGACCGGCCGCCCGGACTCTACACGCTTACTGCACCCACCGGCTCAGGGAAGACCATTGCTATGCTCATTTTCGCACTGAGACACGCGCTCCGCCACGGTCTGCGACGCATTATCGTCGTTCTCCCGTTCTTGAGCATAATCGAGCAGACTGCCGCGGTGTATCGTTCCATATTCGGTGAGGATGACCTTCATCCGTACGTCCTGGAAGACCATAGCCTGGCTGAAGTGGAGACCTGCGCCAAAGGCCCGGACGAGAGCCGAGCACGGTTGCTCGCGGAGGACTGGGACGCGCCAGTCATCATCACCACGAGCGTTCGCTTCTGCGAGTCTCTGTTTGCGAACCGGCCATCGGCGTGCCGGAAACTTCACAACATCGCCGGCAGTGTAGTGCTATGGGATGAAGTCCAGACACTTCCAGCTCATCTCGCAGTCCCTACTCTCGCGGCGCTCTCGCACCTCAAAGAGGCGTTTGGCTGTTCGGTTGTGCTTTCCACAGCCACCCAACCCGCATTTGGCTCACTGAGCGCACATGTCTCTCGGCACGCGCCTGCAGGGTGGGAAGCCCAGGAGATCGTCCCGCCTGAACTAGGGCTCTTCCGCCGCGTGCAGCGGGTGCGCGTGCACTGGCCCGGGGAGGGCCTTCGCACGACTACGCTGGAGGAAGTTGCCGAAAAGATGGCCCACTGCCCGCAGGCGCTGGCAATTGTGAATGTCAAGCGACACTCGCGAAAGCTCTACAAGCTGCTCGCTGAACGCGTGGAGAAGAAGGGACTCTACCATCTGTCCACGGACATGTGCCCGGCCCACAGGACTGACGTCCTGAGCGAAGTCAGGAGTCGCCTTGAGGCTGGTCTGGAGTGCCGACTGGTCTCTACTCAGTGCGTAGAGGCAGGGGTCGACATTGACTTTCCTGTGGTGTTCAGAGCCTGGGGCCCTCTTGAAGCGCTTGCGCAGGCGGCGGGCAGATGCAACCGGGAGGGCCACCTTGCAGAGGGGGAGTTCCACGTCTTTCTGCCGCCCATAGACCAGGAGGCCTATCCTGACCAGACCTACTCGGCCGCAGCATCGGAGGTGAGGAAGCTTGCGCTGGAACGTGGAGGCACGCTAGATCTTCAGGATCCGGCACTGTTCCTGGATTACTACAGGGAATTCTACGATCTGGCGAACGTGGTAAACGAGGACAAGGGTCTGTTCGAATTCATAAAGACCTGCAATTTCGCGGAGGTGGCCGAGCGTTACCACCTGATCGACAATCCCACGATCAACGTGCTGGTGCCATATGGTCGTCGAATTGACGAATACCGTGAGCTGCGGCAGATCGGTTTGAACCAGGGGCTTTCCCGCGACTGGGTGCACAGAGCCCGGCGGTTGGCGGTCAGTCTCTATCGAAGCGCGGAAGGCAGAAGCACCGGTGATGATTGGCTGGAGCCGGTCAAGTATCGAGGTGACGAAACCGGGTGGTACGTGTACCTCGACGATCGTGACTACTCGGAGGAGCTTGGGTTGATCATACCCGACGTACCAAGGGTCCTTGGAGCATGACGGGTTCTCCGGAAAGGTGGTGAGAAAGAGTGAACGAGAATGGCCGTTTTGTCCTGGAGGTCTGGGGCGACCTCGCGTGCTTTACCCGACCCGAGCTGAAGGTGGAGCGGTTCAGCTACCCGGTGATGACGCCTTCGGCCGGTCGCGGGATTCTGGACGCAATCTACTCCAAACCAGTCGAATTCGGATGGCGGGTGGACCGAATCGAGATCTTGAACCCTATCCGGTACATCCCTTTGCGTAGGAACGAGGTTAAAGAGAAGATCAGCGTCCGCGCGATCCAGGCCGTGATGAAGGCCGGAGGTGAGGTTGCCCCAATTATCGCGGATGCCACCAGAGAGATGATCGGAAATGATCAGCAGGGTCGCACTCAGCGTCAGACCATGGCGCTCGTCGATGTACGCTACAGAGTACATGCGCACATCCAGCCAAGACCCGCCTTTGCGGGTCGGCTGAACGCCCTGGCAGCGCAGATGCAACGGCGGTTGGACGCCGGGAAGTGCTTCTACCAACCTTACTTCGGTTGCCGGGAATTCGTGGCATTCTTCAGCCAGGCGGATGCAAGCAACAACCCACCTCCGCAACGCATCGATCTCGATCTGGGCTACATGGTCTATGATGTTTTCGATCTGAACACAGTGGACGAGTCTGGCTATGCTGCGCCCAAGATCAGCGTCTTCCACGCCTTCGTGAAAGGCGGCATCCTGGACGTACCTGAGTACGAAAGTGAGGCCGTGCTAAAGCCCAGATAGGGAGGAGGTGAGAGAAGTGCTTAATGAGTTGGCTGCGTATGCCCATGAGCATCGCTCTCTGGAACCTGGTTTCACATCAAAGACGGCTCGATGGGCCATCTGGCTGAGCCGTGAGGGGCGGCTCATCGATGTGCTTGACC
This window of the Bacillota bacterium genome carries:
- a CDS encoding ABC transporter permease, whose product is MWTTVCLTAVALFFSISLSGANLGVALLTLAVSSLAFIGMGLGAAVFPLISPEKESQATHIFQAVILLISGVYYDVSVLPPWIRPLSALSPATYTLRAARAALLEGAGVGAIFPDLCILLVLGAILIPLGLWIFERGEHYAMRTGKLKRNG
- a CDS encoding CRISPR-associated endonuclease Cas3''; this encodes MYSAHSAVKGREEPVMEHLARTAQLAKEFASGFAPFEAEIAGYGHDIAKYGELFQRRLHGEASGIDHWSLGAWILLQHYKETGLAAALAIQGHHIGLQSGRNIDSLRPDVLAACHPLKLVLSEPDPSVLEKRYIADGGVFPSPPPGVSSRFLRDVQSQHNLAAMLDVRMLFSALVDADFIATEAHFNRSEDGTYKYRPPGRTLAVDQALARLDSHLAEIRAKSKADPAVRALREDLQRTCMEAADRPPGLYTLTAPTGSGKTIAMLIFALRHALRHGLRRIIVVLPFLSIIEQTAAVYRSIFGEDDLHPYVLEDHSLAEVETCAKGPDESRARLLAEDWDAPVIITTSVRFCESLFANRPSACRKLHNIAGSVVLWDEVQTLPAHLAVPTLAALSHLKEAFGCSVVLSTATQPAFGSLSAHVSRHAPAGWEAQEIVPPELGLFRRVQRVRVHWPGEGLRTTTLEEVAEKMAHCPQALAIVNVKRHSRKLYKLLAERVEKKGLYHLSTDMCPAHRTDVLSEVRSRLEAGLECRLVSTQCVEAGVDIDFPVVFRAWGPLEALAQAAGRCNREGHLAEGEFHVFLPPIDQEAYPDQTYSAAASEVRKLALERGGTLDLQDPALFLDYYREFYDLANVVNEDKGLFEFIKTCNFAEVAERYHLIDNPTINVLVPYGRRIDEYRELRQIGLNQGLSRDWVHRARRLAVSLYRSAEGRSTGDDWLEPVKYRGDETGWYVYLDDRDYSEELGLIIPDVPRVLGA
- the cas5c gene encoding type I-C CRISPR-associated protein Cas5c; its protein translation is MNENGRFVLEVWGDLACFTRPELKVERFSYPVMTPSAGRGILDAIYSKPVEFGWRVDRIEILNPIRYIPLRRNEVKEKISVRAIQAVMKAGGEVAPIIADATREMIGNDQQGRTQRQTMALVDVRYRVHAHIQPRPAFAGRLNALAAQMQRRLDAGKCFYQPYFGCREFVAFFSQADASNNPPPQRIDLDLGYMVYDVFDLNTVDESGYAAPKISVFHAFVKGGILDVPEYESEAVLKPR